GACTGGAAACATTTAAACCAAAATTTCAATTTTGATACTCAACGTGTATGCAGCATATTAGTGTTAGCAAGGAATCCATCATAAATATACACCAAGGATATTTGGCGTTGGTGAGTTGATTCAACCTAGGATCATCCTTTCACCCTGATCTGAGGGATATGGAATCCAGACGGTTTATGTCAGAGGAAATATATGTGAGCTGAAAACAGCAATATACAGGCTAAATTCTACTTTTATTAGTCCCAGGACTATCGTGCAAGTGCAGAAATTTActattatatatttctttatgtattaaaagtgtttaatctttcccagattaATTCTGCTGTTATCAGGTGACTGCCGTTATCCAACCAATgatttgtttagttctttttatttctttttctttttttcttatttccttctatGTAGCCTGTGTTTTCATAGAATAATATTCTATCTTGGGAATATTTAATGCTCTAAGCATCACATTCATTTAAGAATCATTTATGTATAATACTACTATTGATAAATactattctttcttattttccaggtaaagaaactaaagttCTAAAGGATAAAGCTAATTTCCCATAATCAAATTCACTTAAGTTGTAAAGACTTCAACCTGACACTTCTAAACATTTCTGGGTATACACTGATCACACTGCCCTCACTAGCTTAGGTTGAgctatcttcagtttctttcactcCACCTTCTCATGTTCCACTGCtcaattttaattcttctttatttttattttttaaatcaagagcCATGGTACTGAATGAAGGAAATCAGAGCTCTGTGAGCATATTCATCCTCTTGGGCTTCTCAGAATACCCCCGACTCCAGGCATCCCTTTTCTTGGTGTTCTTGACCATTTACACAATCACTATGGTGGGGAACCTTGGCATAATTGTCGTCATAAGGACCAGTCCCAAACTCCACACacccatgtatttttttctcagcCATCTATCCGTTTTGGATATTTGCTATTCCAGTGTATTTACGCCCAAACTCCTAGGTATCTTGGTTGTGGAAGATAGAGTTATCTCTTTCAGAGGGTGCATGGCACagtttttctttggctgtgcatTTGTGATTACGGAGATGTCCATGCTAgcagtgatggcctatgaccggttTGTGGCTGTTTGTAACCCCCTGCTCTACACAGTTGCTGTGTCTCCTAAGCTCTGCAGCCTCCTGGTCGCTGGGACTTACATGTGGGGTGGAATGTGTTCCTTGACAATCACATGTTCTCTTTTGGAGCTGTCCTTCTGTGAATCTAATGTCATACATCACTTTGGCTGTGAGTATTCTGCCATCATCTCTGCTTCCTGTTCTGACACCCATTTCAGTCAACTGACGTGTTTCATCATTTCTACACTCAATGAGGTGTGTAGCCTCCTGATTATCCTCACCTCCTATGCTTTCATAGTTGTCACAATAATCAAGATCCCTTCAGCTGGTGGACTCCGaaaagccttctccacctgtgcctCCCACCTGACCGCCATCACCATTTTCCATGGGACTGTCCTGTTCCTTTACTGTGTACCCAACTCCAAAAGCTCGTGGCTCCTCGTCAAAGTAGCCACTGTGTTTTTTACCATCATGATTCCTATGCTGAACCCTCTTATCTATAGCCTTAGGAATAAAGATGTGAAAGAGACAGTCAGGAGATTGATAACTATGAAACTGCTTTGTCCCTCAATATAATTCAGAAGTCCAATGGGAGTGAAAAAACACTTGAATTAAAGACAAGCTGTTTATTAGCCAAATAAATATGCTTGTGTTCATATTATGCctaataattttcatatatatatttctgatgCTAGTTTATCTTTATTATAAGTAAATATGTGATTATGTTTCAAATAAATTGTAtgttgtattttacattttttttttgatggtcaGATGAACTACAATTACTTCTCAGTTAATAGAGAAATAATACATTATGGAAGTCAGAGTGATGAAAAGGGATATCTAGTTAGAGACTCATTTCTTATGATACAGTTTATGTTGTGATTTGTAACAATGCTGCAAACACAGATGATAACTGTGTTTAGTGTCAGGGTTAAGGTTAGCGTTagtgttagggttagggttaaatTTGCACTTAGGTTCTCATAACTAACTCTTctgattcagttttataaaatGCAACTTTTAGCTCTTCTCAAAACTTTATTTTACACCAAGTAAAATGAGTTTTGAGTTAGCCTTATAAAAATATAACCTGATTTTAAGCAAGAAGATCCTGAAAATAATAGCTAGTCTCTGTAGGCATTACTCATTTTTTGGATACTAGTATAATATGGTTCAATCAAAGGTGTTTAATTGAATACTGAGAAAAAGTTAAATGTATTTCTAGGGAGATATGATGATTACTCAGTGATAAAGCCCAAGTTAAGAACTGctctattttctcttcttctgacAAATACTCATTCATGTCTCAGGTTTGCACTCCTaatccaaaggaaaagaaatgctgttCATCAATAATGAAGTAAGAAAAACTATAATGACATTAACAGAGATGCTTCTGAATAACTGGACCTAATCATGAATCTACCTCATTCAGTTTAATAAGTCTTTCTTATATTCCTTTGAAGGACCTGCCATTACCACATATTCTTAGTTATGGTAACTTTGAGGTGAATCTCACTATCCATTAGAGCAACTTCTGACATCTTTTCTTCTGTGTGAGTGGATCCTGTATATCCTTGaccattttattttcatacaaACTTCAGTATTTATTGTGTTCATTCTTTTAAAGCCTGAGACTCTTAGGGGCTCTAAAATTTACGTCACTCATTCTTTAGCTCTGCACGTTCAAGCACTCTTGGCTGTAGCCATGCCCTCTCTGCTTCATTCATCTATGCTCCTTCATAATCATTACACATTTCTGAAATTATGATGAGATCATATTAGCTGGGTTTTATTTTaccattgttttaatttattcatttttatttttggctgtgctgcgcagcatgtgagatcctagtttctcaaccagggatcaagtccatgcTCCCGGCAGTGGAAGCAAagaatcttaacccctggaccccaGGGAAATCCCACCGTTGTTTTTACTAATCTGGctttgctattttatttatttctcattatCATTACTATGATTGATTTGGTTTCTGAGGGAAGAGAGAGACAATAAAGGCATTTTATATATTGAGTTTCACATATTgagttaaaaataattcaaattctatctctttcttttctgattaGTGGAAAAATTGGCATTGATAAAATTCTACAGGAATGGCAAATAGTAAGATATTGTGAAGGATCTATATTAAGAAATTACAAATATTAGTGAAATAAACACATTCCTTGAAAAAACAGCATTAAATCTtatacaataaaatagaaaatataagtaaAGTCTTATCTATTGTAATGgatgtctgtgtgtgctcagtcgtgtctgactctctgtgaccccatggaccttagcctgccaggcttctctttccatgggattttcctggcaagaatactggattgggtggccatgcccttctctgggaaaTCTCCCCGATCCGTGATCAAACTCCCGTGtcctgcatcttctgtattgcaggtggattctttaccactgagtcactggggaagcctaaAGTAATGgaatttgttttcaaaaactTCCTCACAAAGAAATCCTATGCCCTGTTTATTATGTTGGTGAATTTCtccaaacatttaagaaatatgTCAATCATGCACAAATCTTTCTAGTGAATAGATTAAGAGAGGATACTTAATAGTGCATTATACTCACTTAGTCAGATTTTAGCAACCAGTTCAAAGAAAGctattatgagaaataaatttatagatcagtcttttttttttttgctatttacatgagatgctttttattttattttatttatttatttatttattttttgctgatcTATATAGCAATTTTATTCACTACAAGctctgggtaatttttttttttcctagtctttcttttttttttaaattttattttatttttaaactttacataattgtattagttttgccaaatatcaaaatgaatctgccacaggtatacatgtgttctccatcctgaaccctcctccctcctccctccccattccatccctctgggtcgtcccagtgcaccagccccaagcatccagtatcatgcatcgaacctggactggcaactcgtttcatacatgatattttacatgtttcaatgccattctcccaaatcttcccaccctctccctctctcacagagtccataagactgttctatacatcagtgtctcttttcctgtctcgtacacagggttattgttaccatctttctaaattccatatatatgtgtaagtatactgtattggtgtttttctttctggcttacttcactctgtataataggctccagtttcatccacctcattagaactgattcaaatgtattctttttaatggctgagttctCATGAGGTTAgtgaatgaatattcaagacataATATTAGCACATAGGATATTATTCCAGAAACTGAAAAGTGGTTGAATAGTCATGAATTAATAACCATAAAtcaacatattaaaataaaagggAACATACGTAATTCATGCAAATTACAGTTCTAGAAAAATAAGTTGGTTAAATACAAAACTTATTCTACTCTGAATGGTTGATTTTTCTCAACTCACATATAATAAAATTGTTATTAGCTACAGGCAACTGTAATCCTCATATTAGCTATTGAAACTACtgtgattaattttaaaattttttggctgTAATACTATGTATATATCTAAATTAATATATCTCAAGAATGTACAAATCCAAAGGCGGTTCCCTAGAGTTTTAATTGAAAAGTTAATACTTCTTAGATGGCTGTGACAAATATTTCTTGCATCCATGTCTTGAACAGAAATTAACCTCTTCCTGATAGTATGgatttctctggtgactcagatggtaaacagtctacctgcaatgcaggaaaccagggttctatccataggttggaaagatcccccggagaagggaatggtcagCTATTCCAGTAgttttgcatggagaattccatggacaaaggagcctggtggaatacagtccatggggtctcaaagagtcaaacgactgagtgactaacattttcactttcttgttaGAGTACAGAATGCCAAAAATAGGTTATCATTGTGAAAAATATGACCTGTTGACCAGGATGATGAATACCAGAAATGGCTTTCTTTTGGTGTAATGAAGGTATTCAGGGGTTACAACTTAACTATCAATAGTTTCTTGATAATCCTTATgcttgcaggagacctgtgttcagtccctgggtcaggaagatcccctggagaaggaaatggtaacccacttcagtattcttgcctggaaaactgcatggacagaggaccctggcaggctacagccatggggttgcaaagagtcggacaccactgagacacagcacacacacacatatatgtttgcATGAATAAGTCTTGAAAATTACACTTTTAAATAGTTATTTATATTTGGTCACCATTAGAATACAATGATGCAACtgacatttttatatatagtcaTTTATGCAGCACTACTTCattctgttattattttctcatattttcattgTAGATTCCTTAGGACTTTCTGTATACAGAATCTAGCTGGCAAATAAAGAGAGTTTTACTTTCTACTTTTcaataattataattttctttccttattcaacaaaaatctaaaataagatGTTAATTAAAAGTGGTTAAGGACATAATTTTCTTGGCTGTTATACACAGAGTTAGGAGAAAATCAAGTTATTTTACTTTATgtaggatttttttctattttctgtttctacacTAGACATAATATTAGCTAGAGGTATTTTTGTAGATGATCTTATCAGGTTGAAGGAATTTTCTTATATATCTTGTTTACTGCTATGCAgataatcattttttttccctttccttctgagTCATTGTTTATTTTCCTATCATATactgtgatattttattttctaatatttcattcAGTATATCTATGATGAAGTACATTAGTTTTCTTGATctatgttttctgtttgtttgtttacaacaTCTTTGTCTGGTGTTGGTGTTGATGGTTGTTGATTAGttactaagtcgtatctgactcttttgcaaccccatggacagtagcctgccaagctcctctttccatgggattctccaggcaagaatactggaatggattgccatttccttctctagggaatcttcctgatatAGGGATAGAAcacatgtcctctgcctgcagatagattctttacctctgaaccaccagggaaacccaggaacACTAGAGATGTCCAAAAACTcagaaaatgatccaaaatattGGAGGTGGCCCCTCCTCACTGTCAGAGATACCCACACGCTTTCTTTCCTGGCGTGCCTCTCTGCCTTGCTTCCATCTTAACTAACAGattctctgtgtgctctcccacttgttgtACTATGTCTCTAAAAATAAACTTCCTACCTTCATTTACAATTTTGCCTCCttgagaaatgcattttttactgggggacaaatatatatatatatatatatatatatatatgtatgtatgtatatgtatacttatgtctGCCAGTAACCTGCATCTCAGCTATCAGTTTTTAAACTATGGAGTTCACACATTCTAAACTAATTAATCATTTTCAGTTTTTGCACATTGCTGATTGAGTTGTCTTTGCCTCTTCAATCAAATCCTGAGCtcctgaaggtcaggaagcaggcCTTAGAATTCTATCATTGTGCTTGCACAATGCTGGGATCTAGATATTTGTAGCTGAAAATCAAATTCAGAAATCTGTGGTTTCTATCATAGAGGTTTCTTAGAACCTCTGTCAGAAGCACCTGGGAAATCAGTTGAACTCACGGATATTTGGCAGAGAAACCCAGGAATGTTCATTTTAAACAAACCTCTTGGAATATTCTTATGTACATGGATGTTTGGGAATTAGAGAGCTGTCACATACAAATAAACACAATCCTAAGTACATGTTTCACACAAGGTATAGGCAAGATAGTAACAGCATCAAGTTTAAATaacatttccagttttatttcttcctgtagcccctcctcctcttcctgtctGAATCATCCTTCTGGAGCAAAATTCTAATCAAGTCCTTCCTTCAACTGACACCTTCCCAGGTGTGAGAATATAAAACCCATGATCATAAACTTATCCTTTAagaatcttaatgacccagatgcaAAATGACATAACATTTTAACTAAGAGCACAAACTCTGGGGCCAGACTGACTGAATTCAAATCCCAATGCCTCCAGTTTGAGTATGAGATATATTAATGAGATGAAGAAAAAATGTTGCTTATATCTCTTATTGCTCTGTTTATTCAAATAAACATGCACACGATTTTGTGCTACTTATTAGTTAAATGCTTGACAGAGTTTATGATTAAATAGTATGGGCCtgtggataaggcaatggcaccccactccattactcttgcctggaaaatcccgtggatggaggaacatggaaggctgcagtccatggggtcgctgagggttggacacgactgagcgacttcactttcacttttcactttcattcattggagaaggaaatggcaacctactccagtgttcttgcctggagaatcccagggatgggggagcctggtgggctgccgtctatgtggttgcaaagagtcggacacgactgaggtgacttagcagtagcagcatcagtATGGGACTGAGGTTCTTCTTGTATGAAGATTTTGAACTGAAAATGCAATTTCATAGGAAGATAGAGGCTATTCATATTTTGCTTTTCATCTTTGGTAAGTTTATTTGTATGGTTCAAATGATTTTTCTACATCAACTAAGTAGTCaaatatttcagaagaaaattatacataatactccttaattatttttttgtacATTGACAGCATCTGTAATGAAGCCCAATTTTTTTCTTGAGTAGCAATTGCATTATGATCTGTTATTTGTAATCAATTTATCTAACAGATGATTGAttttatgtatcattttaaacATCAGAATTTTAGTTTTGCTCAATCCCTTATTTCAATTTCATTgtccattttctattttgttgatcACCATTCTCAtcttttcctccttctatttATTGTGAGATTAAAAACTGTTTGcttttttatcttcttaaaatggaatcacagatcaTCAAATTTCTTCTCTTAAGTAAAACATTCAAGCAAGTAGGTGCTATTTTAAATAGAATGAGGTATTAATAGAGACAGTACAAAAATGTTGACCTCATGAGTGACAAATAGAAGTCTAAACTAGTCCTTAAGATTCCCCACCATTTGGTGTACACATATCTTCAACTAGCCATTCAATTACACATTAATCTGGGAGCTGctgggaaataattttaaattataactaGTTTTAAATCAGTTGATCATAAGAAAAGATGACTATCCTGATTGATGGGTCTCATATAATCTGATGACTTGTTAAAAATGCTTTAATCCCTCTTTAAGGAGATGTATGAATTATAAGAGGGTGTTGAAGGAGAGATTTGAAGTGTGAGAGTGACTTGAGCAGAGAAAACAAAGCAGATGCCTAGGAGTGGATTCTAGGAACTGTGAATAACCCCAAACAGATGTCAAGGAAACAATACCCTATTCCTACAACTTCAAGGAACTGAATTATTCCAACAACATGAATGAGCTTGCAAGAGAACCAATTTCTAGATGAGAAACTTGATGACACTTTGATTTCAGCCTTGCGATAACTTGAATACAGGGACCAGGTGTATTGTGCCTAACTTCAGGCATACAAAATTGTGAATTAATAAATGAGTGTTTTTCAAGCCACTAATTCTGCAGCAGTTTATTATGATGAAATAGATCATTCATATACCACATAATTGATAGGTTTTATCAATCGCATTATCGAAAAATGTATATTCAACAAGTTTTAATAAAACAGGGAAACACTGGGATACAATAATAACTCCAAATGGTATAATATCATATTTGTATtcagtgtgatattgaatgtgtttttttacaaaaatgt
This sequence is a window from Bubalus kerabau isolate K-KA32 ecotype Philippines breed swamp buffalo chromosome 15, PCC_UOA_SB_1v2, whole genome shotgun sequence. Protein-coding genes within it:
- the LOC129628435 gene encoding olfactory receptor 1165-like, encoding MVLNEGNQSSVSIFILLGFSEYPRLQASLFLVFLTIYTITMVGNLGIIVVIRTSPKLHTPMYFFLSHLSVLDICYSSVFTPKLLGILVVEDRVISFRGCMAQFFFGCAFVITEMSMLAVMAYDRFVAVCNPLLYTVAVSPKLCSLLVAGTYMWGGMCSLTITCSLLELSFCESNVIHHFGCEYSAIISASCSDTHFSQLTCFIISTLNEVCSLLIILTSYAFIVVTIIKIPSAGGLRKAFSTCASHLTAITIFHGTVLFLYCVPNSKSSWLLVKVATVFFTIMIPMLNPLIYSLRNKDVKETVRRLITMKLLCPSI